In the Passer domesticus isolate bPasDom1 chromosome 4, bPasDom1.hap1, whole genome shotgun sequence genome, one interval contains:
- the LOC135298766 gene encoding uncharacterized protein LOC135298766 isoform X2, whose product MEKQAKNADSQMHRKLLNMDWMRRASAFLNLGQPLPTGLERLEVISSTQKVLQWLEVHVPSDPPTLANEEENCEDKEQSHEILEEDITSSVPSDMWEDRSETQESRHMSEVYSDQEVFQWEEPKSTAATGEAISKLQSTSPDLAGSTDTKDEPATFPTQASQQRGEVRGTTPTSTGHAPSASSWKVPLVQAGASLVPSEPPGDRSPSLTSSHTTAPQQRQSLLRRVLRAVCRVFFGTHQPQEQEQQCPDPSARQVPGDGCSKPEQRPQRE is encoded by the exons ATGGAGAAGCAAGCGAAGAATGCCGATTCCCAGATGCACAGGAAGCTGTTGAACATGGACTGGATGCGCCGG GCGAGTGCATTTCTCAACCTTGGGCAGCCATTGCCAACAGGCCTGGAGAGGTTGGAGGTGATTTCGAGCACACAGAAGGTGCTGCAGTGGCTTGAAGTCCATGTCCCCAGTGATCCACCGACCTTGGCCAATGAGGAAGAGAACTGTGAAGACAAGGAGCAGTCCCATGAGATATTGGAAGAGGACATCACATCTTCAGTGCCCTCAGACATGTGGGAAGACCGCAGCGAAACCCAGGAGTCCCGACACATGTCAGAAGTGTACAGTGACCAAGAGGTGTTTCAATGGGAAGAGCCTAAGAGCACGGCAGCAACAGGAGAGGCTATCAGCAAACTGCAGAGCACATCTCCTGACCTGGCTGGTTCCACTGACACCAAGGATGAGCCAGCGACGTTCCCAACTCAAGCATCACAGCAGCGAGGGGAGGTCAGGGGCACCACACCCACAAGCACTGGCCATGCACCATCCGCTTCTTCCTGGAAAGTGCCCTTAGTGCAGGCAGGAGCTTCCCTGGTGCCCTCAGAGCCCCCTGGAGACAGATCTCCTTCCCTCACATCCAGTCACACCACGGCGCCACAGCAGCGACAGTCCCTGTTGAGGagggtgctcagggctgtgtgcaGGGTGTTCTTTGGCACTCaccagccacaggagcaggagcagcagtgccctgaTCCCAGCGCCAGGcaggtgcctggagatggctgctccaagcctgaACAGCGTCCTCAGAGAGAGTGA
- the LOC135298766 gene encoding uncharacterized protein LOC135298766 isoform X1 codes for MERHPNSADSQMHRKLLNMDWMRRASAFLNLGQPLPTGLERLEVISSTQKVLQWLEVHVPSDPPTLANEEENCEDKEQSHEILEEDITSSVPSDMWEDRSETQESRHMSEVYSDQEVFQWEEPKSTAATGEAISKLQSTSPDLAGSTDTKDEPATFPTQASQQRGEVRGTTPTSTGHAPSASSWKVPLVQAGASLVPSEPPGDRSPSLTSSHTTAPQQRQSLLRRVLRAVCRVFFGTHQPQEQEQQCPDPSARQVPGDGCSKPEQRPQRE; via the exons ATGGAGAGGCATCCGAACAGTGCCGACTCCCAGATGCACAGGAAGCTGTTGAACATGGACTGGATGCGCCGG GCGAGTGCATTTCTCAACCTTGGGCAGCCATTGCCAACAGGCCTGGAGAGGTTGGAGGTGATTTCGAGCACACAGAAGGTGCTGCAGTGGCTTGAAGTCCATGTCCCCAGTGATCCACCGACCTTGGCCAATGAGGAAGAGAACTGTGAAGACAAGGAGCAGTCCCATGAGATATTGGAAGAGGACATCACATCTTCAGTGCCCTCAGACATGTGGGAAGACCGCAGCGAAACCCAGGAGTCCCGACACATGTCAGAAGTGTACAGTGACCAAGAGGTGTTTCAATGGGAAGAGCCTAAGAGCACGGCAGCAACAGGAGAGGCTATCAGCAAACTGCAGAGCACATCTCCTGACCTGGCTGGTTCCACTGACACCAAGGATGAGCCAGCGACGTTCCCAACTCAAGCATCACAGCAGCGAGGGGAGGTCAGGGGCACCACACCCACAAGCACTGGCCATGCACCATCCGCTTCTTCCTGGAAAGTGCCCTTAGTGCAGGCAGGAGCTTCCCTGGTGCCCTCAGAGCCCCCTGGAGACAGATCTCCTTCCCTCACATCCAGTCACACCACGGCGCCACAGCAGCGACAGTCCCTGTTGAGGagggtgctcagggctgtgtgcaGGGTGTTCTTTGGCACTCaccagccacaggagcaggagcagcagtgccctgaTCCCAGCGCCAGGcaggtgcctggagatggctgctccaagcctgaACAGCGTCCTCAGAGAGAGTGA